A window from Brachyhypopomus gauderio isolate BG-103 chromosome 6, BGAUD_0.2, whole genome shotgun sequence encodes these proteins:
- the cibar1 gene encoding CBY1-interacting BAR domain-containing protein 1, producing the protein MIRSIMSRTPDARARDTQTKQIQESITHVEKHFGELCQIFAACVRKTARLRDKSDLLVKEINLYADTETPNLKNGLKNFADQLAKIQDYRQAEVERLEAKVVEPLKAYGNIVKMKREDLKLTQSARNREAKQMQQLERTRQRNPSDRQIISQAESELQRATMDATRTTRQLEETIDLFEKQKIQDIKRILGEFVTVEMSFHAKALEVYTTAYQHIQSVDEEGDLEVFRSTLHPPDYQSRLEIVRANSKTSLNRTGTSMSKSGTLQSRTPKGERKRTEDDENDDDDEEDEDEDDDEDYLEEVTDDEN; encoded by the exons ATGATTCGCAGTATCATGAGCCGTACTCCCGATGCCAGAGCAAG GGACACACAGACCAAGCAGATCCAGGAGAGCATCACTCATGTGGAGAAACACTTTGGGGAGTTGTGTCAGATCTTCGCAGCATGTGTGCGCAAAACTGCACGACTGAGGGACAAATCTGACCTGTTGGTCAAGGAGATCAATCTGTATGCAGACACAGAGACCCCTAACCTTAAAAACGGGTTGAAGAATTTTGCAGATCAGCTTGCCAAGATTCAGGACTACCGCCAAGCAGAG GTTGAAAGACTTGAAGCCAAAGTTGTGGAGCCATTGAAAGCCTATGGTAATATTGTGAAAATGAAAAGG GAGGACCTGAAGCTGACACAGAGTGCTAGGAACAGGGAGGCCAAACAGATGCAGCAGCTGGAGAGAACGAGGCAGAGGAACCCCTCGGATAGACAGATCATC tcaCAG GCTGAGAGTGAACTCCAGAGAGCCACGATGGACGCCACACGCACCACACGCCAACTGGAGGAGACAATAGACTTGTTTGAAAAGCAGAAAATTCAAGATATCAAG AGAATTTTGGGGGAGTTTGTGACTGTGGAGATGTCATTCCACGCCAAGGCTTTAGAGGTGTACACGACTGCCTACCAGCACATCCAGAGCGTAGACGAGGAGGGAGATCTGGAG GTGTTCAGGAGCACACTTCATCCCCCTGACTATCAGTCACGCTTAGAGATAGTACGAGccaattccaaaacatctctgAATCGCACTGGGACGTCCATGAGTAAATCAGGGACTCTGCAG TCAAGGACTCcaaagggagagaggaaaaggaCAGAGGACGATGAgaatgatgatgacgatgaggaagatgaagacGAGGACGATGATGAGGACTATTTGGAAGAAGTTACAGATGATGAGAATTAA